Genomic segment of Sinorhizobium meliloti:
CAGCTCCGAAGTTGCCGCCATCCGCCGGCGAGCCGCCGCGAACAGCTCTTCATCGTCCGGGTGGATCACGACGACGACAGGTCCCGTTCCGGGCCATGTCGCGAAAATGTCAAGCGTATGGGCGATAACGGGGCGATCACCGATCGTGCGGTATTGCTTCGGTCCCTCGGCCGACTGGCCGGCGCGCTCGCCGCGGCCGGCCGCAACGATCACGACGCCGCAGGAGAACTGTTCTTCGCCTTGCATCTTCTGTATGTGGTCCCGCATTCGCCAATATTCGCCGTGATGTACCGCGAAGGTCCTGCCATGGCCAGCCATGCGAGGAATTTTGTCCCGCGCGTCGAAAAGGCTTGGCAAGCAGAAGAACAATGTCTAAAAATAGTGCACGATTTTCATGTGCCTGAAAGATATGCATTTGCCCTCGACGGCTTTTTCACCCTCGCTTCTGATCGGGAATGTCGAAATCCGCAATCGCGTAGCACTCGCGCCGATGTCCGGCGTGACGGATCTGCCCTTTCGTACGCTTGCCTGGCGTTTCGGGGCCGGGTTCGTCGTGACCGAGATGGTGGCGAGCCGCGAACTGGTCGATAATGCCGCCGAATCCTGGGCGCGGCTGAAGAACTCCGGCATCAATCCTCACATCGTGCAACTCGCCGGGCGTGAGGCGCATTGGATGGCCGAGGCGGCGAGGATCGTCGAGGCCAATGGCGCCGACATCATCGACATCAACATGGGCTGCCCTGCGAAGAAGGTCACCGGCGGCTATTCCGGATCTGCGCTGATGCGCGATCCGGATCACGCGCTTTCGCTGATCGAAGCGACGGTCAACGCAGCCACGGTCCCGGTAACGCTCAAGATGCGCCTCGGCTGGGACGAGAATTCGATCAACGCGCCGCTGATTGCCCGCAGGGCCGAGGAGGCAGGCGTGAAGGCGATCACCATTCATGGACGCACACGCATGCAATTCTACAACGGCAAGGCCGATTGGGATGCGATTCGCGCCGTCCGCGAGGTGGTCTCCGTTCCGCTGATTGCCAATGGCGATGTGGGTTCGGTTGCCGATGCGCACGAGATCCTGCGCCGGTCGGGTGCGGACGCCGTCATGGTCGGTCGATCGTGCCAGGGGCGGCCGTGGCATGCCGGCGTTCTCGCCGGCGCTGCGGCTCACCCGGATGCGTCGGGCGTCGCCTGCATATTTGCGGAGCATTACGAGATGATGCTCGAATTCTACGGCGTGGAGGTCGGGCTGCGGACCGCCCGCAAACACGCGGGCTGGTATCTCGATCGTTTCGCGCCCGAGCTTCCCGCTTCGGAAAAGGCCGCGATTTTGACATCGACCGATACGGCTTTCGTGCGCGACAGCGTGGTAGCCGCCATTGCTCGCTCCGGCGATGCGGCGGCGAGGGAGGAGATTGCGGCATGACCGAGAAGGCAACGGCACCGGTGGAAGGCGCCAACGATCTTTCCATGGCCGTGCTGAACGCGATCCAGAATCCGGTCATCCTGGTGGACGAGAATGGCTTCGTCGCCTTTGCGAACTGGGAGGCCGAATCCTTCTTCGGGGCCAGCGCCAACCATCTTGCGCGGCACGATATCAGCGCCTTCATTCCGTTCGGCAGCCCGCTCCTGACGCTGATCGAGCAGGTTCGCGAGCGGCGCGCGGCGGTCAACGAGTACCGGGTGGACCTCAGCTCTCCGCGCCTTGGAGCCGACAAGCTCGTCGACCTTTATGTGGCCCCGGTACTGTCGCAACCCGGATCGGTGGTGATCGTCTTCCAGGAGCGGTCCATGGCGGACAAGATCGACCGCCAGCTCACCCACCGTGCCGCAGCGCGGTCCGTCACCGGCCTTGCTTCGATGCTCGCCCACGAGATCAAGAATCCGCTTTCGGGCATTCGCGGTGCCGCGCAGCTCCTGGAAACCTCCGTCAATGACGAGGATCGCGCCCTGACGAGACTGATCTGCGACGAAACCGACCGCATCGTCTCGCTCGTAGACCGGATGGAGGTCTTCTCCGACGAGCGCCCCGTCGACCGCCTGCCGCTCAACATCCATGCGGTGCTCGACCACGTCAAGGCGATCGCCAAGGCCGGCTTTGCCCGGAGAATCAAGATCTCGGAACATTACGATCCGTCGCTTCCCCCGGTTTTCGCAAACCGCGACCAGTTGGTTCAGGTCTTCCTGAATCTGATCAAGAATGCGGCCGAGGCGATCGGCGACAGGGCGGACGGCGAGATTCTGCTGACGACGGCCTATCGGCCGGGCATTCGCCTGTCGGTCGCCGGAACGCGCGAAAAGATTTCGCTGCCGCTGGAATTCTGCGTGCATGACAACGGTCCAGGCGTCCCCCCCGATCTGCTGCCGCATCTTTTCGACCCGTTCATCACCACCAAGACGAACGGGTCCGGTCTCGGTCTGGCGCTTGTGGCCAAGATCATCGGCGGCCACGGCGGCATCGTCGAATGCGACAGCCAGCATAGCCGCACGACCTTCCGCGTTCTCATGCCGGCATCCAAGGGATTGGCGGCCGATGACGAAACTCCGATCACAAAAGGAACCGAAGGATGACGGGCGCAACGATCCTCGTCGCGGATGACGACGCTGCCATTCGCACCGTGCTGAACCAGGCGCTCAGCCGTGCCGGATACGATGTGCGCATCACCTCCAATGCTGCAACCCTCTGGCGCTGGATAGCGGCCGGCGACGGCGACCTGGTCGTGACCGATGTCGTGATGCCGGATGAAAACGCCTTCGATCTCCTGCCGCGGATCAAGAAGGCGCGGCCGGATCTGCCGGTTCTCGTGATGAGCGCTCAAAATACCTTCATGACGGCCATCAAGGCTTCGGAGAAGGGCGCTTACGACTATCTGCCGAAGCCCTTCGATCTGACGGAGCTGATCGGCATCATCGGCCGGGCGCTCGCCGAACCCAAGCGGCGGCCCTCGAAGCTCGAGGACGATTCGCAGGACGGGATGCCGCTCGTCGGCCGTTCCGCCGCCATGCAGGAAATCTACCGTGTGCTTGCCCGGCTGATGCAGACCGACCTCACGCTGATGATCACCGGCGAGTCCGGCACCGGCAAGGAACTCGTTGCCCGTGCATTGCACGATTATGGCAAGCGGAGAAACGGCCCCTTTGTCGCCATCAACATGGCGGCGATCCCGCGCGACCTCATCGAGTCGGAGCTGTTCGGTCATGAGAAGGGGGCTTTCACCGGCGCCCAGACGCGCTCTACCGGTCGTTTCGAGCAGGCCGAAGGGGGGACGCTCTTCCTGGACGAAATCGGCGACATGCCGATGGATGCGCAGACGCGTCTCCTGCGCGTGCTGCAGCAGGGCGAATATACGACCGTCGGCGGACGCACGCCGATCCGCTCGGATGTCCGCATCGTCGCCGCCACCAACAAGGACCTGAAGCAATCGATCAATCAGGGCCTTTTCCGCGAGGATCTCTACTATCGCCTGAATGTCGTGCCGCTCCGTCTGCCGCCCCTGAGAGACCGAGCCGAAGACATCCCGGACCTTGTCCGCCATTTCGTCCAGCAGGCCGAAAAGGAAGGGCTCGACGTCAAGCGCTTCGATCAGGAGGCTCTGGAGCTGATGAAGGCGCATCCCTGGCCGGGCAATGTGCGCGAACTCGAGAACCTCGTTCGCCGTCTGACGGCACTTTATCCACAGGATGTCATTACGCGCGAAATCATCGAGAACGAACTGCGCTCGGAGATACCGGACAGCCCGATCGAGAAGGCTTCGGCGCGCTCGGGCTCGCTGTCGATATCGCAGGCGGTCGAGGAGAACATGCGGCAGTATTTCGCGAGCTTTGGCGATGCCTTACCGCCCTCCGGCCTTTACGACCGCGTCCTTGCGGAAATGGAATATCCTCTGATTCTCGCGGCTCTGACGGCGACCCGCGGCAACCAGATCAAGGCGGCCGACCTCCTGGGTCTAAACCGCAATACGCTGCGCAAGAAGATCCGCGAACTCGGGGTCTCGGTGTACCGCAGCTCGCGTAGCGCTTGACTGAGATGCAACACCGTTGCATTTTCGCCACAATGCGTTGCTTGAACCTCGCATAAGCGCCGATTCGCCGGCGCTCGGTCGCAGCCCGTCGATCAGACCGGTGCGGGCGGGGGCTTAGCGTGTCCGAAAGGAGACGCGGCGCTGTAAGGTTCAATGTCTCGGTCCGGGACGCAGGCGTATGCCGGTGTCGTCGGTACGCCGGTTGGGGGTAGCACTTTTCATGGTGGATGGAATGGCCTTGCCATTGGGCACGGAGGACGGAGTCACTGCTGCCCAGGATCGGCGAGCCTCGTTCGCCTTGCCGGGGCTTATGCTCGCCACCGGCGCCCTGATCTGCGCCACCTTGTCGCTGCTCGTTCTTCTCGGCCTGACCCCGATCCGTCCCGAGAGAAACATCGTGATCGCCTGCGCCGGCATCAACGGACTCTTCGTCGTGGGCCTGATCTATCTCATCGCACGCGAGATCTTCAGGCTGCTCAGGGCGCGCAGCAAGGGAAGGGCCGCAGCGCGTCTGCACGTGCGCATCGTCGCGCTCTTCTCGATCGTCGCAATCACGCCGGCGATCCTCGTCGCGATCTTCGCCAGCATTACCCTCGATGTCGGCCTCGACCGCTGGTTCTCGCTGCGTACGCAGGCGATCGTCCGTTCCTCCCTGAACGTCGCGCAGGCCTATGTCCTCGAGAATGCCAGCTACCTTCAGGGTCAGACGGTGTCGATGGCCAACGACCTGGAGCGCAATCGCCAGCTCTATAGCCTCGACCGTACCGGCTTCGTCGAGCTGATGACACGGCAGGCGAGGGGGCGCGGCATGCTCGGCGCATTCCTCGTGCGCGCCGACGGCAGCGCCATACTCCAGGCCAATATTTCGACCGATCGTCCGCTGCCGGCGATCCCACAGGACGCACTGAAAAGCACCATTGCCGGCCAGCCGACGCTTATACCTCCGGGCGTGACCAATCTGGTGGGGGCGGTCATTCCGCTCGAAAACATTCCCGGCACCTATCTCTACACCGTCAGAAACGTCGATCCGGAAGTCATGCGATCGATGCGGCTGATGGAAGAGAACACTGCGGAATACAAGACGCTCGAGGCCGGGCGTACCTCCCTGCAGATCGCCTTCGGCGTCCTTTACATCGGTTTTGCCCTGATCGTGCTGCTGGCGGCGATCTGGACGGCCATTGCGGTCGCCGACCGCATCGTCCGGCCGATCCGGCAACTGATCGGCGCGGCCGACAGCGTCGCTTCAGGCAATCTCGACGTCGTCGTTCCCGTGCGTGCCGTCGACGGCGACGTCGGCAACCTGTCGCGCACGTTCAATAAGATGGTGAGTGAAATTCGGACCCAGCAGGATCAGATTCTGGTGGCGAAGGACGAGGTCGACCAACGCCGCCGCTTTATCGAGGCAGTGCTCTCCGGCGTGACGGCAGCCGTCATCGGCGTCGGCAGGGATCGGCGGATCACCATCTTCAATCCGTCTTCGGAGGGGATGCTGAAAAAGGCGGCGCCGGAGCTCATCGGCGCGAATCTGAGCGATGTGGCCCCGGAAATCGAAGCGGTTCTGGTTGAGGCCGAGAGCCGCTACCGCAACGATTACCGCAAGCAGATCAACATCATGCGCGGCGGCACCGAGCGCACGATGAATGTTCAGGTGACGCGGGAGGAGGGCGACGAATCGCATGGCTCCTATGTCATCACCGTCGACGACATCACGGATCTGGTAATCGCGCAGCGCTCCACCGCCTGGGCGGACGTCGCTCGCCGCATTGCGCACGAGATCAAGAACCCGCTGACGCCGATCCAGCTCTCGGCCGAGAGGCTGAAACGCCGCTACGGCAGGCAGATCGACCAGGAGGATCGTGCGGTCTTCGACCAATGCACCGAAACGATCGTCCGCCAGGTCGAGGACATCGGCCGGATGGTCGACGAATTCTCCGCCTTTGCGCGCATGCCGAAGCCGACGAAGGAGAAGTCCGACCTGCGGGCTATCCTGAAGGACGCCGTATTCCTGCGTGAGATGGGCAACACCCACATCAACTTCGTCCGCGATTTCGGCGACGAGCCGCTCGAGGGGCAGTTCGACGGCCGCATGCTGGGTCAGGCGTTCGGCAATCTCGTGAAGAACGCGGTGGAGGCGATCGAAGCCGTGCCCGCGGGAACGTCGCGAGGCGCGCCGAAGGTCCTCATCCGATCCCGTCGCGATGATAACACCGGCCGGTTCGTGGTCGACGT
This window contains:
- the ntrY gene encoding two-component system sensor histidine kinase NtrY — translated: MPVSSVRRLGVALFMVDGMALPLGTEDGVTAAQDRRASFALPGLMLATGALICATLSLLVLLGLTPIRPERNIVIACAGINGLFVVGLIYLIAREIFRLLRARSKGRAAARLHVRIVALFSIVAITPAILVAIFASITLDVGLDRWFSLRTQAIVRSSLNVAQAYVLENASYLQGQTVSMANDLERNRQLYSLDRTGFVELMTRQARGRGMLGAFLVRADGSAILQANISTDRPLPAIPQDALKSTIAGQPTLIPPGVTNLVGAVIPLENIPGTYLYTVRNVDPEVMRSMRLMEENTAEYKTLEAGRTSLQIAFGVLYIGFALIVLLAAIWTAIAVADRIVRPIRQLIGAADSVASGNLDVVVPVRAVDGDVGNLSRTFNKMVSEIRTQQDQILVAKDEVDQRRRFIEAVLSGVTAAVIGVGRDRRITIFNPSSEGMLKKAAPELIGANLSDVAPEIEAVLVEAESRYRNDYRKQINIMRGGTERTMNVQVTREEGDESHGSYVITVDDITDLVIAQRSTAWADVARRIAHEIKNPLTPIQLSAERLKRRYGRQIDQEDRAVFDQCTETIVRQVEDIGRMVDEFSAFARMPKPTKEKSDLRAILKDAVFLREMGNTHINFVRDFGDEPLEGQFDGRMLGQAFGNLVKNAVEAIEAVPAGTSRGAPKVLIRSRRDDNTGRFVVDVIDNGKGLPTENRHRILEPYMTMRDKGTGLGLAIVKKIIEDHGGQLELHDAPPDFDGGAGAMIRVVLPPAGETGGEDNLKDKGNTNGG
- the ntrC gene encoding nitrogen regulation protein NR(I), coding for MTGATILVADDDAAIRTVLNQALSRAGYDVRITSNAATLWRWIAAGDGDLVVTDVVMPDENAFDLLPRIKKARPDLPVLVMSAQNTFMTAIKASEKGAYDYLPKPFDLTELIGIIGRALAEPKRRPSKLEDDSQDGMPLVGRSAAMQEIYRVLARLMQTDLTLMITGESGTGKELVARALHDYGKRRNGPFVAINMAAIPRDLIESELFGHEKGAFTGAQTRSTGRFEQAEGGTLFLDEIGDMPMDAQTRLLRVLQQGEYTTVGGRTPIRSDVRIVAATNKDLKQSINQGLFREDLYYRLNVVPLRLPPLRDRAEDIPDLVRHFVQQAEKEGLDVKRFDQEALELMKAHPWPGNVRELENLVRRLTALYPQDVITREIIENELRSEIPDSPIEKASARSGSLSISQAVEENMRQYFASFGDALPPSGLYDRVLAEMEYPLILAALTATRGNQIKAADLLGLNRNTLRKKIRELGVSVYRSSRSA
- the dusB gene encoding tRNA dihydrouridine synthase DusB, which gives rise to MCLKDMHLPSTAFSPSLLIGNVEIRNRVALAPMSGVTDLPFRTLAWRFGAGFVVTEMVASRELVDNAAESWARLKNSGINPHIVQLAGREAHWMAEAARIVEANGADIIDINMGCPAKKVTGGYSGSALMRDPDHALSLIEATVNAATVPVTLKMRLGWDENSINAPLIARRAEEAGVKAITIHGRTRMQFYNGKADWDAIRAVREVVSVPLIANGDVGSVADAHEILRRSGADAVMVGRSCQGRPWHAGVLAGAAAHPDASGVACIFAEHYEMMLEFYGVEVGLRTARKHAGWYLDRFAPELPASEKAAILTSTDTAFVRDSVVAAIARSGDAAAREEIAA
- a CDS encoding nitrogen regulation protein NR(II), whose amino-acid sequence is MTEKATAPVEGANDLSMAVLNAIQNPVILVDENGFVAFANWEAESFFGASANHLARHDISAFIPFGSPLLTLIEQVRERRAAVNEYRVDLSSPRLGADKLVDLYVAPVLSQPGSVVIVFQERSMADKIDRQLTHRAAARSVTGLASMLAHEIKNPLSGIRGAAQLLETSVNDEDRALTRLICDETDRIVSLVDRMEVFSDERPVDRLPLNIHAVLDHVKAIAKAGFARRIKISEHYDPSLPPVFANRDQLVQVFLNLIKNAAEAIGDRADGEILLTTAYRPGIRLSVAGTREKISLPLEFCVHDNGPGVPPDLLPHLFDPFITTKTNGSGLGLALVAKIIGGHGGIVECDSQHSRTTFRVLMPASKGLAADDETPITKGTEG